A window of Periophthalmus magnuspinnatus isolate fPerMag1 chromosome 21, fPerMag1.2.pri, whole genome shotgun sequence genomic DNA:
aataaagatttatgctaaagaaagccataacaatactttcaactttttttcaaattagtCAAATATAAAAGGCACAAATTCGATCCCAAACTGTGGAGAACAAAGCTGCTACTTCAGTTTAGGGAAATGTGCAGTGTCTCCAGTATAACAACCAATACAGACCCCAGTGTAGAGAGGCCGAGTGAACCTGGTCTGGACCCTGTGGAGGAGGCTCATGGTACTTTCAGAGACGCTGTAAAACGCCAAAACCCCTGCACTGTGGTCCAGGTAAACCCCGATTCTGGACCCGACTGGATGTGAGACCTGGGACTGGACTttgttaaacaaaaataaacatctgGATTTGTCACAGTTGAAGGCCCAGGATTTATCACTGACTCCAAATACACATTCATCAGAGTTTCCTTTCCTCTGAATCTCTCTGTATGAAACTGCTATAAAAATACCTCCCCCGCTCCActccacctcccagtaacagcggcCCGTCAGATTCTCTCTGCTCAGGACTTGACCATAGTCACTGAATCTGTCTGGATGATCTGGATAACTCTGGTCTTCACTCATACATGTTACTCTTCTGTTTCCATCAGACAGAGACAGTCTGGTGTGAGCTGTGTTTGGGTCCAGAGTGATTTCTGTAGAATAATATAAGAAGTCCTCTCTGGAGCTGAGTTCATCTGGTGCCAGTaaaacctggactggactcagAGTGAGCTGGAGTGTGTCCCTGAGCTTGGACACAGCTCTGGTCACTTCCTCAAAGTATCCCCGGTCCCCTGTGTGAATGGTGgctggctctgtgctctgtgtgtgtggggacagTGAAGCGTAGCGCTGTATaaactggttatgatcctgggtgaggtccagtgtgtccagctcAGAGAGGCTCCTCTTCAGCCCCCTCACGtcctgctgcagttggtcctggAGCTCTTGGACTCGGCTCAGTTGGGTGTCCTCCTGGGAGCGGATCTGCTGCTCCACTTCAGAGCGTCTTTTGTCCAGGAGAAGGGCCATGTCTCTGAAGCTGTCGTTGCTGCGCTGCACTGCTGTCTGGGCAGAGCTCCTGATGTCCTGGGCCTCCTGTTGGAGCCTCTTCAGGTCTGTCTCTTTGTGCTGGAGGCTCTGGAGCAGCAGGGCCCTCCTGGCCGGCAGCTCTGCCTGCCTCTGAGCCCTCTCTGAGGCAGAGGACACTATGTCATGACCCTTATGTTGGTCCACAGAGCAGAGGTAACAGAGGAGCTGCTGGTCACGGCGGCAGAATAGATCCATCGCTTTGTCGTGTTGAGAGCAGATGTTTTCCTGGAGCCTGTGAGACGGCGCCACCAGCTGGTGTTTCTTTAAAGCTGCAGCTTCATAATGAGGCTGTAGGTGGCGCTCACAGTAAGAGGCCACACACTGCAGACAGGACTGGACAGCTCTCAGCTTCCTCCCAGTGCACACATCACAGGACACATCCTCAGGTCCGGCATagcagagggcagcagggggcgctgtcttcTTCATCTGCTCTACTAAACCTGCTAACATGATGTTTTTacccagggcaggcctggggcTGAAGCTGAGGCGACATTCAGGACAGCTGTAGAGCTGCTTCTCGTCCTCTTGGTCCCAGTGCTGTTGGACACAGTTCCTGCAGTAGCTGTGTCCACAGGGAATAGTCACAGGATCCTTCAGTAGATCCAAACACACGGAGCAGGAAAAGGCTTCTTGGTCGAGTGCTTTCTGCGCCATCTCTCCTGGATCAGAAACAGTTTGACTTGGACAGAAGTGAAACTTAAGAGTGAGAGCTGcacccacagctctgtgtgGAGGAAGCAGGAAGCCACGCCTCTtaaaggcacacacacatgttttatcAGAGTTCAAAAGAGACTGTGTGAGCAGtttacagtcacacacacagggtcatTGGGCACAAGTCAAACTATACAAAAGAGAATCAAAGAGGAACAAAGTGTAAAGGATCAGTGTAGTGCCACAGTGCTTTGGTGTGAGGAGGCAGGCTTTATAAACTTATCAACAAACACCACCTTCATCAGGCTCTTTCTAGAAGGAAATGTGGCTTTATTTACATCTGCAGTTTGACAGTAGAAAGAGAATTTACACCATAGAATTCTTGTGTGTCCTTCACCAGTTTTAACCTATGGGctcttataatgttgtgatgtcgccTGAACCAAGATCATATatttcaaatctaatcacaattagACCATTAGTCTGAAAACTatgacaggactgaaccaggactgaaccaggtctaaaccaggactagaccaggactagaccaggactaaaccaggactaacccaagactagaccaggactagaccaggactaaaccaggactagaccaggactagatcaggactagatcaggactagaccaggactagaccaggactagaccaggactagaccaggactggtaACTCTTTCTTGGGCCTCTGATTGTTTTTCCCATAAATCTTCAATCGCAAATAATAAACTTAAATCGACTTTTCGGACCTTTCTTCATGTTCTAACGtcgttacttcatcaaaaacacgtctgaagaggttcttaatgtcatccatacatgtttgagtaatctagagatctctcccgggccctattcaaacccttaagatcctgtacgaggctccgcccacaagccgacctcacccacgctccacacgacaatcctccataaatatacaaaaacatgacacaaaactgtgcactacgacttcacaaacctgacgtgatgtgcagtagtttcattagtgcgatgcagctgattgtgttgtgatagtgctctgaagggggaggggcttagcacagagagcttCGCAGTGaatactccacagaagtaaaacaccTCTTTTAAAATCAGTCCTGGAATAACTGCACCAGAGTCACTTTTCACTTGTAGCTTGGATCACCATagaataaaactttatttatactttgAAAACATACAATCCATAGTCCAATAGTCGCTTTGAAGAGAACAGCAATACATCTGaacagaaacatctgaacatttacaaaacagATCAATTTATAGCAAAGCAAATCCCCAAACCCCCCAAAAGCTTATGATGGATTCACTAAATATGAAGTTATTCTGGGTCTATCGTTGGCAGTATCCGGTGTTTTGGTCTAAAGGTTTGCAGGACGGTGGACAGAATATGTGGGAGATATAGAGCAGTTTGAGGGTTTTTCAAAAGGtttgtaaagtttgttttttttctttaaagtgGCTGCAAAACGTTTCTCGATGCGTCGGACGAACTTCCAGGACCGGATCTCTCCATCTCAGACAGCTGCTCGAAGACGTCCCTGAAACAAACGCACGAGAATTACATTTAATACAGAGTTAAGGCTGGAAAAATACTGACTGTGAAACTGGCACAGACGATACTCAACAAGTGTCGATACTGAAGACAGAAAGGTCTTCATCTGGATTAGAGTGTAGAACCATGTAAatatcactgtggtatcagaTCGGTATTGAGCCTGAAGGGTGTATCAAGTCATAAAGCTTCTTCTGCATCACACACATATGTCAAAACACTGAATTCATACATTTGTTTGAATTTAACACTgaaatcattcattcattataaTAGTCCTCCTTTTCTGAATAATGGGAGGCAGTTGGGgctttgcagaaactcctttacagagataaggcagaggaggagactcAAGGCCCaaaaacagaccggtgcagTCGGGGATGTCCCAGAGGTGAACGAGGccggaagtaaaaaaaaaaaaaaaagttaaaactaaaaaaaaaaaaaaaaaagttacaaaataaactcaaaataacaaaaaagtaataaaaaattaaaaacaaaaaaaaacaaaactaaaaacttcaaaataacaacaaaaaaaaatcattcaaaaaaactgaaaaaaattaactcaaaataaaaaccgcaggatcatgtagagcgggttaatatgaacatttaagaccaaaataatgagtctcACTGCAGTaattatagagagaggggtggcAGTTTAtcgatgtaaagtgaattggagccgatggagcctgtggggaagctggcccgagtgatcaaaataggaggcagactcaaaagaagtctcATTAGACACATTTATTCCTGTGTAGTGGTACACCgtgaacacaaaaataatacatatttacaaaaattaacggtgctcaacaaaaaactaagcaaccaaaacttaaacaactgaaacaaaagccacatGTACTCTGGCTACACTGGTGTTCTCCATCTGTCTAATTGCCCAGACTAAAATACTTCCCTGTACCGGAAGCCCCACCCCCGGTTTACTCCATCTTTTGTCCAGGGGGCGGTGGGAGTAACATAAGCCTATATTCCATAAAACCATCTCTCAGGCCCGAGTCTCTTTACTAACagtgtttaactaaataaactataaacacttaaatcactgaaacaaaatacacaagacattaacacaaagaaataaacaaacttaaaccagttctccctccacatggtccggcccacgaccacacccaagtctataaaatggccgacataggccacgccccctctttgtctggaccatgtggagatgcaggtaagacGATTATTGGACAGAACTgaatagacacatttaactaaataaaatatatttaactaacaaatgtgtggtgatttaaactgattacaactaaacaaaacaaacccgggatagttctatttcgttgagtattgaagttattgaaaatgaacaaacatgtgcaaaaccaaatcatagtactattaaaagggacaaaggcccactttgtcacagagCTGAAAACacgcaggttagctatgtccttttacAGATACGATACAGTCTATACTCTTAtttgtgcagtatttgtatTTCTGCTGCTCAGTACCTCTGCGTTCCTCCTCAGGTTCTCGGCCTCGGCCTCAGTGTACTCCATGTCCAGGACGTCCTCGTTTCCAGAATCGTCTGAACACAGCAGCTCCGGTAGAGAGTATTGAACTCTGAGGAgaaatgtacacacaaacagATCTAGATTAAATGCAACGGTGTGAATCAGAACTTTGAGACGAGGAGAGCAGGAGACGTGTCACTTTGCAACTTTGGCCCCGTGTTCACCTTGTTTTGCATTcatcataaggggcttctgaaccgctctttgacccgtccccctggacctccCAGGATAATttgggcactcaaacccctccaccacgttaaggtagtggttcagggaggggaTTATAAAAAATCTGCATTAATGTAagcattaattaaaaaatgtatccaactttgttttatattgagTTCCAGTGTGAACAGTACTATTTTTGGAGCATGTCTTGCGGGCGTGTTAAGTGGTCCTCACGGTCGACCATGTACACCACAGTGGGAGAGTAGCATATCAACCTTAGCTTGACGCGTGATTCAATAATTCCAGTGTCTtgttggagataaatgtttacggcccattgtaactttgcagggggcgctggagaggcATGATAGAAAGATAGAAACTTAATCCACACATCATTATGTCCAGCTCATCAAAATACACGGACACTAGATTGAGTTTGTTTGGATCcaacaatgttttgaaaagctacaggaatttttatgctttcaaaatggccgcttcaTTAAGAGCTCGTCATAATCACACTCTGGGACTTATGTTAGGAATTTTAACAACTTGTGATTCCAAATATGTCCTGAAGATACTGCACCCATTTGGAGTCCGTTGGTTAAAAATTctaggacaagtttgttaaagtacgaggtctagattttggacatctgcatattttgattcaaaatggccgccttcaTGTTGGAGACAGGGCGTCGTCCTCAGACTTTTTTTGCTTGGGGCCACATAAAGAATGAGTGTATCAAGTTTATgcagaacaaggcaaaggtatttttctgacattaattgaagttgtagtaacaactctcgtgtcctgtttgcagtaaacagattaacaacagatctttaatgacaaggttcagggcattaaaaattaCATCAACTCCACGACGcgaataacaacccagcaccaccgagacacttagagctgactcactttgcacctgtaactgacaaaactgtccccgagatcgtcaccagtctgatgcaggcaaagtctcagtgttgatcctgttagatctgagtgctgcttttgactctgtggatcatgggatcctcttacagagactagaggactgggtcatacataccacaactctgcagacgagtcagatctatgtctcactgcaacaggtgaatatggaccagtggattcactgcatcaacagatcagtgtgtggaggaaaaacaactttctccagataaactcagacaagactcaagtcatcatctttgtccatagaaacatagagaaagtatcagcatcacctccagtctctctctctaaaaccttcaaatcaggcaagaaatctagaggtaataatggactcagacttgaactttaacagacacatcaaatcaataacatctgcagctttttaccacctaaaaaacatgtcaaaaatagaaggtaaactgtcaaagccagacttagagagacttaccctgcatttgtgtccagtaggttagacgactgtaacgtcctgctcactggcctctccaaatgagccttaacacagaacagaacatccagaacatccagaacactgctgctcgggtcaggactagaaccaggaagtatgagcacataagtcctgtgctcaggtctcctgctcctgtggctcaaagaatagactttaaagcagctctgtgtgaacaagtctctccatggcctaggtccaaagaacatctcccacatgagccacatgaaccatctcacactgtgaggacttcagggaccggcctcctgctggtgccagagtcaggactaaacatgaggaatcggCGTTTCAGTTTTTTACAGCTAACACTTGGAactttcttcctgaagatgtgagacaggcttctactttgacaatgtttaaatccaggctccaaatgtttctgtttagctgtgcatacgactgaaaagtttttattctgcgctcTTCTCTTATTCATTTTATGATGCATATTTGTGATAATTaacgttttgatttgttgtattgtgatatcttttttattctgtaaagcactttaaattactttatgTATAAATTGTGGCAACCTCTTATCATAAATATCATAATGATAATTCTAGAAAAATATAGAGCAATAGTATAATAGTAtaactgttactatgacaactgaactgaacattaaagaacatagtataaactttgtctactacataatatgaattatgtaataggaaaactaaatagtaataataataataataatttgatgattaaaaataacatctatgatcaagataaaaaaggactactaatgattattatatatacaaatataaatccagAGTAAGTtgtaagaatataaaaacaaatgtatttcttttgttgtatactgtatgtttttctttagaTGTGGAAACAGGCAGGCATAAATAAGCTTTGCTTCAGCCTATGCCTTTCagacacaatgaacaaattctatatatgtgtatgtgactgtgacaatgttttatttattttctgtgtgtgtctgaataaactaactaactattAACTCattctgatttttcctgttgatgTGACCTGGTTCTGGCCCAGTTCTTATCGGCCTCACTGAGAGCAGGTTCAGACTTTGAGCcgacacacctcacacacagctccaaataaaactgcactttaCGACATGTGAGAAAGTCCAATAGCACCCATTACACAGAGGTGTTAGTACTCACTTATATTTACTCCacaaactttttaaagaaacgcTACTTTTCTagcaacatacttttacttctacttgagtaatacttttattgaagtaacagtcctCCAGTGTAAAGATGGTCCTGTTTGCCTTCACCTTTATATAACCAGTGTGACTCATTCTGTGATAAATGAGCAACTTTTACAAATGTGACTCAACACGAAACACAGGTCCATCTACaatagaaacacagagaaaaacacGAGCACTGCTGTAGTTTACATCATAGAAGAGAATCACTTTAACATTTagaccaaacacacacactgacattaCAACGCACAACTTTACACACACTAAAgttttgatttgactttttgtCTGTCCTTTGCTGTTACAACACTGCAATTTCCCCACTGAGGACAAACAAAGGTTTTcttatttgattgattttattgattttcttGTACAGATTGatttgtgaatgtgtttgtgattgaAAAGTCCCATGATATAACAGAATGACTTTGACATTTACAGCAGAGACTTACATACACTTACATTACATGAGGAACAACATTGGAATTGAAAGTGTAAatcaagttcaaagttcaaaacagatgtaaatgtagatgtcaaatatgtagagtctgagtttagttttgCAGTAACAGTATGAACACTATTAGTCTGCAGAATTCAAAGGAAACAGTGAAGAGATGCTgtgttccatctgcagtccctgagacatacaaaaacacacactacacaaacagTACAGTTAtgtcatgataaaaacactAGAATGACACTAATCAACTCAATATTGTGGAAAATGGCCTGTTTTATTAGATCAGGATTTTGTCATGATTTGAACTCTCCCCATGTCATATTTGATCAAGTTTAGAAAAGTTTGACAAAATAACtcacatttcaacacaaaaatagtcaatAGTCAAATTAGTCAAATATAAAAGGCACAAATTTGATCAAACTGTGGAGAACAAAGCTGCTATTTCAGTTTAGGGAAATGTACAGTGCCTCCAAAACTAAAAAAGAACCTACCAATCCCGACCCCAGTGTAGAGAGGCCGAGTgaacctggtctggactctgtggaggaggCTCATGGTACTTTCAGAGACGCTGTAAAACGCCAAAACCCCTGCACTGTGGTCCAGGTAAACCCCGATTCTGGACCCGACCGGACCTGAGACCTGGGACTTgactttgttaaaccaaaatgAAGGACGGGTTTTGTCACAGTCTAAGGCCCAGGATTTATCATTGAGTCCAAATCTACATTCAGCAGAGTTTCCTTTCCTCTGAATCTCTCTGTATGAAACTGCTATATAAACACACCACCCGCTCCActccacctcccagtaacagcggcCCGTCAGACTCTCTCTGCTCAGGACTTGACCATAGTCACTGAATCTGTCTGGATGATCTGGATAACTCTGGTCTTCACTCATACATGTTACTCTTCTGTTTccatcagacagagacagatgtttgtgagctgtgtttgtgtccagagTGATTTCTGTAGAATAATATAAGAAGTCCTCTCTGGAGCTGAGTTCAGCTGGTGCCAGTaaaacctggactggactcagAGTGAGCTGGAGTGTGTCCCTGAGCTTGGACACAGCTCTGGTCACTTCCTCAAAGTATCCCCGGTCCCCTGTGTGAATGGTGgctggctctgtgctctgtgtgtgtggggacagTGAAGCGTAGCGCTGTATaaactggttatgatcctgggtgaggtccagtgtgtccagctcAGAGAGGCTCCTCTTCAGCCCCCTCACGtcctgctgcagttggtcctggAGCTCTTGGACTCGGCTCAGTTGGGTGTCCTCCTGGGAGTGGATCTGCTGCTCCACTTCAGAGCGTCTTTTCTCCAGGAGAAGGGCCATGTCTCTGAAGCTGTCGTTGCTGCGCTGCACTGCTGTCTGGGCAGAGCTCCTGATGTCCTGGGCCTCCTGTTGGAGCCTCTTCAGGTCTGTCTCTTTGTGCTGGAGGCTCTGGAGCAGCAGGGCCCTCCTGGCCGGCAGCTCTGCCTGCCTCTGAGCCCTCTCTGAGGCAGAGGACACTATGTCATGACCCTTATGTTGGTCCACAGAGCAGAGATAACAGATGCACTGCTGGTCACTACGGCAGAAAATCTCCATCACTCTGTCGTGTTGTTCACAGATGTTTTCCTGGAGCCTGTGAGACGGCGCCACCAGCTGGTGTTTCTTTAAAGCTGCAGCTTCATAATGAGGCTGTAGGTGGCGCTCACAGTAAGAGGCCACACACTGCAGACAGGACTGGACAGCTCTCAGCTTCCTCCCAGTGCACACATCACAGGACACATCCTCAGGTCCGGCATagcagagggcagcagggggcgctgtcttcTTCATCTGCTCTACTACAGCTGCTAACATGATGTTTTTacccagggcaggcctggggcTGAAGCTGAGGCGACATTCAGGACAGCTGTAGAGCTGCTTCTCGTCCTCTTGGTCCCAGTGCTGTTGGACACAGTTCCTGCAGTAGCTGTGTCCACAGGGAATAGTCACAGGATCCTTCAGTAGATCCAAACACACGGAGCAGGAAAAGGCTTCTTGGTCGAGTGCTTTCTGCGCCATCTCTCCTGGATCAGAAACAGTTTGACTTGGACAGAAACGAAACTTAAGAGTGAGAGCTGcacccacagctctgtgtgGAGGAAGCAGGAAGCCACGCCTCTtaaaggcacacacacatgttttatcAGAGTTCAAAAGAGACTGTGTGAGCAGTTTACAGTCACACACACGTTTTATTCAAAGTAGAGACtcatttgaataaaatttgaaaatgtttcaaatgagACTCTGTCACAGagttcacagacacagacacaaattGTTCCTTTTTAATGCTGaggcagtttgtgtttgtggagtTGACTctgaaaacacataaatatgtcAGTGATTCTTGAGGGTCGTGTCAATTCTTCCTGTAGAGTTCTGTTTGTAGAGCTGTgcagaaaatgcaaaaaaaaacaggagacaaaacatatttttaaatggcataTTTCCTGATATACTTCAATTAATAACTCCATCAGatgcacaaagacacagaaaatTAGATTTATTTCGGTCCAACTACAGTTTTAATTTGCAGTCTCTGTTGTAATAAGATCTGTCCTCTATTGTGTTCGGTTAAACTCAATCTAAAGTCTGTCCCTCCTCTTATAACAGTTTGTCTGtaacaaacaacataaaaatattttaatatatgttttttaatctataacagaaaatatgtaaaatgcaatAATTTCCCTGAAATTCATAACAAATGTAATCCTTATTTAAACTATACACCTTTTTAACCAACTGATTGAcccatttgatactgaaaaaataaaatataataatataaatatcaaatttttaaattatatttaaataaatatcaaaataatacatacaaaaaatctaattaaaacattaaaaatgaataacattattattaaatttattacataataataaattcatTGATCAGTCTGGAAGTCTGGATTAATgtctataatacatttttagacAAAGACACTGCTCTTTCCTCGTCTCTTTCCTCGTCTCCTCACGGTGAAGTCAGGTGCTACATACACTTTGTCTTCATCCTCGTCTTTCTCTCCGGTGACTCTGGTTTATCTCTTTACCTCCGTCTGTCTCCACCTTTTTTTCATCCgttaaatatttttccatcgtgtctgttttgttttttcactgcTGTGTGTTCATGATCTGTTCACTgtgggccgtgtctcaattcgccaaatgcaccttttgaagggacgAAGTTctcctcaaagtgtagtttgaagcttccggtcgagaatctgcccttctcagtgtagcctccatcttgctgaagtgggacaggcccacaccagggaccgcacttccacctctgtctttgagcgtacgatacgtacattacgtacgttatttttaatgatttattatttaatagaagaaaagtcaagatgtcgtcgttaCAGACGTTtatttgtttagattgaatatcaataggcaaatataagtttcaaggtgatttttttctcaattgtagctacttcataactttaacaaaataaaccttgtgaaaatgtaataacagagacagaggaaaaaatatcattttgaccttcatagtctataaaccagagacactgattatttgtacataaagtgggatattgcagtttaacgatttggtattttggccagtggctacaccactttaataacagtagagggcgctgtttcccttctatgccgtgtcagttcttttcatcttattattgtaaagtattttctagcagcgctacatcaaactagtgtcttgatttacgaacacgaaggtaaatgacacgtgccaccagggggcgcagacgtatggaatgtaccggaactcatgaagattttgtgcacgtctcaggactctgttctgtcctttcctcagagtccgttgcttcattgttcacattacctgtgtggatcattaaactcttctgactttgtttctcttggtctttgacacaatagaaatgaacattcttacattcttcttattgcagtaataatttctaatgataataatgtctcttattgtctaccaataactgcacattcctttattccatgtaactctcctcctttttaatcaaacacactgtacagatctttattcagatttaacagtttcatgtcgcactgatgaggtaaaccagtacgaacatttgaacgtgtattgcgcagcggactccattttcttctcttttttgcgtagccgtggtgcatgatgggataggATGCACACTTCGGTTACGTCTGATCTCTGTGGAAAagctggaaacgcagggcacattttgttttgctcgtCCGTCGGGTGctttgaaatgggacagcccttgttgcgccggaaattacgtatttgcgcttcgacgcacacttcaaatggtgattctaaggccagtttggagaattgggacacggcccatGTCCTGCTCTGTGAACACAAACCCTACACCACAGAGCTGATACGACCTGTGCACTCTGACAATGAGAGCactactgccccctgctgcagGGGAGGTGTAATTACACTTTACacaaaagaaaagcatgttcCCGGGAGTCATGTCAGGCCCTCCAgtgttcctctcctcttcctctcttctttctctcctcttcctcttcctctccataaATCTTTACTCTGATAATATGGATCACATCAATACTATTTCAAGAGGTGAATATGTAATAATGTTCAGTTTTccattttgtgaagaaaaatgtgacttaaaGTTTAATTTTTAACTGGGTTTGTGGTTTTGTCGACTCTGTCACATGTAactcataaaatatattatttattcaaagttcaaagttcaaagtgtACTTCATTGTCAATTCACTATGTAACAAACCTTACACAGAGGACTGAAATCGCTTTCCACCAGACTCCAAATGTgcaattcacacacacacgcacgcacacatacacactcatgaCATAAAGTATTCACGTGCATCAACAGTAAATAGACGTAGACAAACAGGCAACATATTCTCTTCCACAAGAAGGAAGCTTGAGGTAGATGAATGTGCCATATGGATGGTGCAAAAGTTGTTGAGGTGCAATGAGATGTGTCATATGTaaggtacaaaaaaaaatgaaagtgcaATTGCAATTCTAAAGTGTGAGAGTGCTGAGCTGCCTGGACATTATTGTATGTGAGATTGATTTGGACAATTTGGACTGATTTGCTCTAAC
This region includes:
- the LOC117389277 gene encoding tripartite motif-containing protein 16-like is translated as MAQKALDQEAFSCSVCLDLLKDPVTIPCGHSYCRNCVQQHWDQEDEKQLYSCPECRLSFSPRPALGKNIMLAGLVEQMKKTAPPAALCYAGPEDVSCDVCTGRKLRAVQSCLQCVASYCERHLQPHYEAAALKKHQLVAPSHRLQENICSQHDKAMDLFCRRDQQLLCYLCSVDQHKGHDIVSSASERAQRQAELPARRALLLQSLQHKETDLKRLQQEAQDIRSSAQTAVQRSNDSFRDMALLLDKRRSEVEQQIRSQEDTQLSRVQELQDQLQQDVRGLKRSLSELDTLDLTQDHNQFIQRYASLSPHTQSTEPATIHTGDRGYFEEVTRAVSKLRDTLQLTLSPVQVLLAPDELSSREDFLYYSTEITLDPNTAHTRLSLSDGNRRVTCMSEDQSYPDHPDRFSDYGQVLSRENLTGRCYWEVEWSGGGIFIAVSYREIQRKGNSDECVFGVSDKSWAFNCDKSRCLFLFNKVQSQVSHPVGSRIGVYLDHSAGVLAFYSVSESTMSLLHRVQTRFTRPLYTGVCIGCYTGDTAHFPKLK
- the LOC117389276 gene encoding E3 ubiquitin/ISG15 ligase TRIM25-like; translation: MAQKALDQEAFSCSVCLDLLKDPVTIPCGHSYCRNCVQQHWDQEDEKQLYSCPECRLSFSPRPALGKNIMLAAVVEQMKKTAPPAALCYAGPEDVSCDVCTGRKLRAVQSCLQCVASYCERHLQPHYEAAALKKHQLVAPSHRLQENICEQHDRVMEIFCRSDQQCICYLCSVDQHKGHDIVSSASERAQRQAELPARRALLLQSLQHKETDLKRLQQEAQDIRSSAQTAVQRSNDSFRDMALLLEKRRSEVEQQIHSQEDTQLSRVQELQDQLQQDVRGLKRSLSELDTLDLTQDHNQFIQRYASLSPHTQSTEPATIHTGDRGYFEEVTRAVSKLRDTLQLTLSPVQVLLAPAELSSREDFLYYSTEITLDTNTAHKHLSLSDGNRRVTCMSEDQSYPDHPDRFSDYGQVLSRESLTGRCYWEVEWSGWCVYIAVSYREIQRKGNSAECRFGLNDKSWALDCDKTRPSFWFNKVKSQVSGPVGSRIGVYLDHSAGVLAFYSVSESTMSLLHRVQTRFTRPLYTGVGIGRFFFSFGGTVHFPKLK